A stretch of Stigmatopora argus isolate UIUO_Sarg chromosome 22, RoL_Sarg_1.0, whole genome shotgun sequence DNA encodes these proteins:
- the LOC144068400 gene encoding stAR-related lipid transfer protein 13-like isoform X2: MTTSPRRTTATLQLRRSISEQLRESTAKAWDLLWRNVRERRLAELEAKEACDWLRAAGFPQYAQLYEESQFPLDISLVRGDHDFLDGDLVEPLSRRLDTLNKCAAMKLDVSHPKKKGHDCDEDHPMAISQRWTFEWSSRRWSRLQDFLSEGAGESAPSRPSERGPPAGVSSAEAQPRHLPGYNSLPLRGGRHGRAGRSRAKDFLRRMELMRTWGPSTTRNSSKRGATPALGEPGLPGEEPPAPRVPQRTPVGRSEPEPAGEDAPAPSPPPEPARGSGRPSPWHGDPVRWAGERHPEEADSPAWGPRKHFRSHESLLVHVPKDHKPGTFPKALSIESLAPGVDSGDPPVSDPDVRRRRPSRARAPRGSRVSVYDNVPGSHLYASTGDLPDLEKEDGPFPHLDDILRHVSGLQQIVDRWSRGVLAEGGTEDDGGGGTSGSGEGGTSGSGEGGTAADGDSVGTGRDRRDSGVGTDRDRRDSGVGASLTRPRARGPGLRSGDDLGRPPSRLHIDGQTAAQLGLLHKVSLLRLTAIMEKHSVSNKHGWTWSVPKFMRRIKSPEPKERSVFGVPLMTHVRRCGFPLPLCLQQALAHLTRHCLDQVGLFRKSGVKSRIQALRVQCDSSPDRVDYEQQSAYDVADMLKQFFRDLPEPLLSNKLGETFLYIYQYVPKEQRLQAVRAAILLMADENRQALQTLLYFLRDVTAQVAENQMTAANLAICLAPSLFHLGLTKTETPSPRSIQRKYAGGRPDQKDLNENMAATQGLAHMIGECQRLFQIPEEMVSQSRNSYVEAELRAPPLDRLGKAPPEDVDKEEDDDDNGDEELEEGSHRAHVEKLIQDLLKETKDKSKAWICRPTGELTELAFKKVADGNPLRRWRVSTEVAAAPDEVLHRLLRERPLWQSEVQQEKVVETLDEQTDVYRYSCRNMAPQPRTDFVVLRSWRRDSVKGWIALACVSVDHDDCPRASAAVRAVVLESHYLLESCGAPTRTRLTHLSRVDLRGRAPEWYNKAYGHLCANEAQRIRASFLDAVEPAQ; the protein is encoded by the exons ATGACGACGAGTCCGCGAAGGACGACGGCTACGCTGCAGCTGCGGAGGTCCATCAGCGAGCAGCTGAGGGAGTCCACGGCCAAGGCGTGGGATCTGCTCTGGAGGAATGTGCGCGAGAGGCGACTGGCAG AGCTGGAGGCCAAGGAGGCGTGCGATTGGCTGAGAGCTGCCGGATTCCCTCAATACGCACAGCTTTATGAAG AATCGCAGTTTCCCCTGGATATCTCGCTAGTGAGAGGGGACCATGACTTCTTGGACGGCGACCTGGTGGAGCCCCTGTCCCG GCGTCTCGACACATTGAACAAGTGCGCCGCCATGAAATTGGACGTCAGCCACCCCAAAAAGAAA GGCCACGACTGCGATGAAGACCACCCGATGGCCATCAGCCAGCGTTGGACGTTCGAGTGGAGTAGCCGCCGCTGGTCCCGCCTTCAGGACTTCCTGTCGGAGGGTGCGGGCGAGAGCGCACCGAGCCGGCCGAGCGAGCGGGGGCCTCCGGCCGGAGTCTCCTCGGCGGAGGCCCAGCCCCGCCACCTCCCGGGCTACAACTCCCTACCGCTCCGGGGCGGTCGCCACGGACGGGCGGGCCGCAGCAGAGCCAAGGACTTCCTGCGCCGCATGGAGCTGATGCGCACCTGGGGGCCGTCCACCACGCGCAACAGCTCAAAGCGCGGGGCCACGCCGGCCCTCGGCGAACCCGGCCTTCCGGGGGAGGAGCCCCCGGCCCCGCGGGTCCCGCAGCGTACCCCCGTCGGCCGGTCGGAGCCCGAGCCGGCCGGGGAGGACGCGCCGGCCCCAAGCCCGCCCCCGGAGCCGGCCCGCGGTTCCGGCCGGCCCTCGCCGTGGCACGGCGACCCCGTCCGGTGGGCCGGCGAGCGTCATCCGGAGGAGGCGGATTCTCCCGCGTGGGGCCCGAGGAAGCACTTCCGCTCGCACGAAAGCCTCCTGGTCCACGTCCCCAAAGACCACAAACCGGGCACCTTCCCCAAAGCCTTGTCCATCGAGAGTCTGGCGCCGGGGGTAGACTCCGGCGATCCCCCCGTCTCCGATCCGGACGTCCGACGGCGCCGGCCCTCCCGAGCGAGAGCGCCCCGGGGCAGCAGAGTCAGCGTGTACGACAACGTCCCCGGCTCCCACCTGTACGCCAGCACGGGGGACCTGCCGGATCTGGAGAAGGAGGACGGCCCGTTCCCGCACTTGGACGACATCCTCCGGCACGTCAGCGGCCTTCAGCAGATCGTGGACCGCTGGAGCCGCGGCGTGCTGGCCGAGGGCGGGACGGAGGATGACGGCGGAGGCGGGACGTCGGGTTCCGGCGAAGGCGGGACGTCGGGTTCCGGCGAAGGCGGGACGGCGGCTGACGGCGACTCCGTCGGGACCGGTCGGGACAGAAGGGATTCCGGCGTCGGTACCGATCGGGACAGAAGGGATTCCGGCGTCGGGGCCTCCTTGACCAGACCGAG GGCGCGTGGGCCCGGTTTGAGGAGCGGGGACGACCTCGGGCGGCCCCCCTCGCGGCTGCACATCGACGGCCAGACGGCGGCTCAGCTGGGTCTGCTGCACAAGGTTTCCTTGCTGCGCCTGACCGCCATCATGGAGAAGCACTCCGTCTCCAACAAGCACGGCTGGACCTG GTCCGTGCCCAAGTTCATGAGGCGCATCAAGTCTCCGGAGCCCAAAGAGCGGAGCGTGTTCGGGGTCCCGCTGATGACGCACGTACGACGTTGCGGCTTCCCGCTGCCCCTTTGCCTCCAGCAGGCCCTGGCCCACCTGACGCGCCACTGTTTAGACCAG GTGGGCCTGTTCCGCAAATCCGGCGTCAAGTCTCGCATCCAAGCGCTGCGAGTCCAGTGCGACTCCTCGCCCGACCGGGTGGACTACGAGCAGCAGTCGGCCTACGACGTGGCCGACATGCTGAAGCAGTTCTTCCGGGACCTCCCGGAACCGTTGCTGAGCAATAAGCTGGGAGAAACTTTCCTCTACATCTACCAGT ACGTTCCCAAAGAACAGCGTCTGCAGGCGGTGCGGGCGGCCATTTTGTTGATGGCGGACGAGAACCGCCAGGCGCTGCAGACGCTCCTCTACTTCCTGCGCGACGTGACGGCGCAGGTGGCCGAAAACCAAATGACGGCCGCTAACCTGGCCATCTGCCTGGCGCCGTCCCTTTTCCACCTGGGCCTGACCAAGACGGAAACGCCGTCGCCACG CTCCATCCAGAGGAAGTACGCCGGCGGCCGACCGGACCAGAAGGACCTGAACGAGAACATGGCCGCCACTCAAGGGCTCGCTCACATGATCGGCGAATGTCAGCGCCTCTTTCAG ATCCCAGAGGAGATGGTGAGCCAGTCCCGTAACTCCTACGTGGAGGCCGAGCTCCGGGCGCCGCCGCTGGACCGGCTGGGCAAGGCCCCGCCGGAGGATGTGGAcaaggaggaggacgacgatGACAACGGTGACGAAGAGCTGGAGGAAGGATCTCATCGCGCTCACGTGGAGAAGCTGATCCAGGACCTTCTGAAGGAGACCAAAGACAAGAGTAAAGCGTGGATATGTCGACCCACAGGAGAACTCACGGAACTGGCCTTCAAAAAG GTAGCCGACGGCAACCCTCTCCGACGGTGGCGCGTCAGCACGGAGGTGGCGGCCGCCCCCGATGAGGTTCTGCACCGCCTGCTGCGAGAGCGCCCCCTCTGGCAAAGCGAAGTACAGCAGGAGAAGGTGGTAGAAACGTTGGACGAGCAAACCGACGTGTACCGGTACAGCTGTCGCAATATGGCGCCGCAGCCCCGCACAGACTTTGTGGTCCTCAG GTCCTGGCGTCGCGATAGCGTCAAAGGCTGGATCGCGTTGGCCTGCGTGTCGGTGGACCACGACGACTGCCCGCGTGCGTCGGCGGCGGTGCGGGCCGTGGTCCTGGAGTCCCACTACCTGCTGGAGTCGTGCGGCGCTCCGACCAGGACCCGCTTGACGCACCTTTCCAGAGTGGACCTCAG GGGGCGCGCTCCAGAGTGGTACAACAAGGCGTACGGGCACCTGTGCGCCAATGAAGCGCAGAGGATCCGGGCTTCCTTCCTTGACGCCGTAGAACCCGCCCAGTAG
- the LOC144068400 gene encoding stAR-related lipid transfer protein 13-like isoform X1, protein MAEEEAARPCGKGRRSEAATPAYDLETRPRAADGDGRGTCPGTSDAAEDGGTRPGAAGPSDSDGEGTCLEAMTPDGQDHYLRLGPTPRRRSALRLSRIIARKQLLQKLERELEAKEACDWLRAAGFPQYAQLYEESQFPLDISLVRGDHDFLDGDLVEPLSRRLDTLNKCAAMKLDVSHPKKKGHDCDEDHPMAISQRWTFEWSSRRWSRLQDFLSEGAGESAPSRPSERGPPAGVSSAEAQPRHLPGYNSLPLRGGRHGRAGRSRAKDFLRRMELMRTWGPSTTRNSSKRGATPALGEPGLPGEEPPAPRVPQRTPVGRSEPEPAGEDAPAPSPPPEPARGSGRPSPWHGDPVRWAGERHPEEADSPAWGPRKHFRSHESLLVHVPKDHKPGTFPKALSIESLAPGVDSGDPPVSDPDVRRRRPSRARAPRGSRVSVYDNVPGSHLYASTGDLPDLEKEDGPFPHLDDILRHVSGLQQIVDRWSRGVLAEGGTEDDGGGGTSGSGEGGTSGSGEGGTAADGDSVGTGRDRRDSGVGTDRDRRDSGVGASLTRPRARGPGLRSGDDLGRPPSRLHIDGQTAAQLGLLHKVSLLRLTAIMEKHSVSNKHGWTWSVPKFMRRIKSPEPKERSVFGVPLMTHVRRCGFPLPLCLQQALAHLTRHCLDQVGLFRKSGVKSRIQALRVQCDSSPDRVDYEQQSAYDVADMLKQFFRDLPEPLLSNKLGETFLYIYQYVPKEQRLQAVRAAILLMADENRQALQTLLYFLRDVTAQVAENQMTAANLAICLAPSLFHLGLTKTETPSPRSIQRKYAGGRPDQKDLNENMAATQGLAHMIGECQRLFQIPEEMVSQSRNSYVEAELRAPPLDRLGKAPPEDVDKEEDDDDNGDEELEEGSHRAHVEKLIQDLLKETKDKSKAWICRPTGELTELAFKKVADGNPLRRWRVSTEVAAAPDEVLHRLLRERPLWQSEVQQEKVVETLDEQTDVYRYSCRNMAPQPRTDFVVLRSWRRDSVKGWIALACVSVDHDDCPRASAAVRAVVLESHYLLESCGAPTRTRLTHLSRVDLRGRAPEWYNKAYGHLCANEAQRIRASFLDAVEPAQ, encoded by the exons ATGGCGGAAGAGGAGGCCGCTAGGCCGTGTGGCAAGGGAAGGCGCTCGGAGGCCGCGACCCCCGCGTACGACCTGGAGACGCGCCCGCGGGCCGCGGACGGCGACGGCCGAGGGACGTGCCCGGGGACCTCGGACGCGGCGGAGGACGGAGGGACGCGCCCGGGAGCCGCCGGCCCGTCCGACAGCGACGGCGAAGGGACGTGCCTGGAGGCCATGACCCCCGACGGCCAGGACCACTACCTGAGGCTGGGCCCCACCCCGCGACGGCGCTCGGCCCTGCGCCTGTCGCGCATCATCGCTCGAAAACAACTGCTGCAGAAGCTGGAGCGAG AGCTGGAGGCCAAGGAGGCGTGCGATTGGCTGAGAGCTGCCGGATTCCCTCAATACGCACAGCTTTATGAAG AATCGCAGTTTCCCCTGGATATCTCGCTAGTGAGAGGGGACCATGACTTCTTGGACGGCGACCTGGTGGAGCCCCTGTCCCG GCGTCTCGACACATTGAACAAGTGCGCCGCCATGAAATTGGACGTCAGCCACCCCAAAAAGAAA GGCCACGACTGCGATGAAGACCACCCGATGGCCATCAGCCAGCGTTGGACGTTCGAGTGGAGTAGCCGCCGCTGGTCCCGCCTTCAGGACTTCCTGTCGGAGGGTGCGGGCGAGAGCGCACCGAGCCGGCCGAGCGAGCGGGGGCCTCCGGCCGGAGTCTCCTCGGCGGAGGCCCAGCCCCGCCACCTCCCGGGCTACAACTCCCTACCGCTCCGGGGCGGTCGCCACGGACGGGCGGGCCGCAGCAGAGCCAAGGACTTCCTGCGCCGCATGGAGCTGATGCGCACCTGGGGGCCGTCCACCACGCGCAACAGCTCAAAGCGCGGGGCCACGCCGGCCCTCGGCGAACCCGGCCTTCCGGGGGAGGAGCCCCCGGCCCCGCGGGTCCCGCAGCGTACCCCCGTCGGCCGGTCGGAGCCCGAGCCGGCCGGGGAGGACGCGCCGGCCCCAAGCCCGCCCCCGGAGCCGGCCCGCGGTTCCGGCCGGCCCTCGCCGTGGCACGGCGACCCCGTCCGGTGGGCCGGCGAGCGTCATCCGGAGGAGGCGGATTCTCCCGCGTGGGGCCCGAGGAAGCACTTCCGCTCGCACGAAAGCCTCCTGGTCCACGTCCCCAAAGACCACAAACCGGGCACCTTCCCCAAAGCCTTGTCCATCGAGAGTCTGGCGCCGGGGGTAGACTCCGGCGATCCCCCCGTCTCCGATCCGGACGTCCGACGGCGCCGGCCCTCCCGAGCGAGAGCGCCCCGGGGCAGCAGAGTCAGCGTGTACGACAACGTCCCCGGCTCCCACCTGTACGCCAGCACGGGGGACCTGCCGGATCTGGAGAAGGAGGACGGCCCGTTCCCGCACTTGGACGACATCCTCCGGCACGTCAGCGGCCTTCAGCAGATCGTGGACCGCTGGAGCCGCGGCGTGCTGGCCGAGGGCGGGACGGAGGATGACGGCGGAGGCGGGACGTCGGGTTCCGGCGAAGGCGGGACGTCGGGTTCCGGCGAAGGCGGGACGGCGGCTGACGGCGACTCCGTCGGGACCGGTCGGGACAGAAGGGATTCCGGCGTCGGTACCGATCGGGACAGAAGGGATTCCGGCGTCGGGGCCTCCTTGACCAGACCGAG GGCGCGTGGGCCCGGTTTGAGGAGCGGGGACGACCTCGGGCGGCCCCCCTCGCGGCTGCACATCGACGGCCAGACGGCGGCTCAGCTGGGTCTGCTGCACAAGGTTTCCTTGCTGCGCCTGACCGCCATCATGGAGAAGCACTCCGTCTCCAACAAGCACGGCTGGACCTG GTCCGTGCCCAAGTTCATGAGGCGCATCAAGTCTCCGGAGCCCAAAGAGCGGAGCGTGTTCGGGGTCCCGCTGATGACGCACGTACGACGTTGCGGCTTCCCGCTGCCCCTTTGCCTCCAGCAGGCCCTGGCCCACCTGACGCGCCACTGTTTAGACCAG GTGGGCCTGTTCCGCAAATCCGGCGTCAAGTCTCGCATCCAAGCGCTGCGAGTCCAGTGCGACTCCTCGCCCGACCGGGTGGACTACGAGCAGCAGTCGGCCTACGACGTGGCCGACATGCTGAAGCAGTTCTTCCGGGACCTCCCGGAACCGTTGCTGAGCAATAAGCTGGGAGAAACTTTCCTCTACATCTACCAGT ACGTTCCCAAAGAACAGCGTCTGCAGGCGGTGCGGGCGGCCATTTTGTTGATGGCGGACGAGAACCGCCAGGCGCTGCAGACGCTCCTCTACTTCCTGCGCGACGTGACGGCGCAGGTGGCCGAAAACCAAATGACGGCCGCTAACCTGGCCATCTGCCTGGCGCCGTCCCTTTTCCACCTGGGCCTGACCAAGACGGAAACGCCGTCGCCACG CTCCATCCAGAGGAAGTACGCCGGCGGCCGACCGGACCAGAAGGACCTGAACGAGAACATGGCCGCCACTCAAGGGCTCGCTCACATGATCGGCGAATGTCAGCGCCTCTTTCAG ATCCCAGAGGAGATGGTGAGCCAGTCCCGTAACTCCTACGTGGAGGCCGAGCTCCGGGCGCCGCCGCTGGACCGGCTGGGCAAGGCCCCGCCGGAGGATGTGGAcaaggaggaggacgacgatGACAACGGTGACGAAGAGCTGGAGGAAGGATCTCATCGCGCTCACGTGGAGAAGCTGATCCAGGACCTTCTGAAGGAGACCAAAGACAAGAGTAAAGCGTGGATATGTCGACCCACAGGAGAACTCACGGAACTGGCCTTCAAAAAG GTAGCCGACGGCAACCCTCTCCGACGGTGGCGCGTCAGCACGGAGGTGGCGGCCGCCCCCGATGAGGTTCTGCACCGCCTGCTGCGAGAGCGCCCCCTCTGGCAAAGCGAAGTACAGCAGGAGAAGGTGGTAGAAACGTTGGACGAGCAAACCGACGTGTACCGGTACAGCTGTCGCAATATGGCGCCGCAGCCCCGCACAGACTTTGTGGTCCTCAG GTCCTGGCGTCGCGATAGCGTCAAAGGCTGGATCGCGTTGGCCTGCGTGTCGGTGGACCACGACGACTGCCCGCGTGCGTCGGCGGCGGTGCGGGCCGTGGTCCTGGAGTCCCACTACCTGCTGGAGTCGTGCGGCGCTCCGACCAGGACCCGCTTGACGCACCTTTCCAGAGTGGACCTCAG GGGGCGCGCTCCAGAGTGGTACAACAAGGCGTACGGGCACCTGTGCGCCAATGAAGCGCAGAGGATCCGGGCTTCCTTCCTTGACGCCGTAGAACCCGCCCAGTAG
- the LOC144067733 gene encoding uncharacterized protein LOC144067733 — protein MTTPLLRVAVVGAGAAGLCAARHLLARCERFAPPVVFELSAAEVGGTWCYQERVGPDVRSSMYKNLRTNIPKEVMMFPDFPFDRHLASFLPHQEVRRYLEDYCRHYDIRPHIRFDSTVDQVKPTVSTTDGAPIGWEVTVRHGKGGRTVDTFDAVFVCSGHYSEADVPDVPGLQNFKGRILHSHAYRSPESFSSLSVVVLGAKASGVDISLELANAGARVTLSHRGPALSAGFPAEIRQSSPVAGVENDGQIRFQDGWRCAADVLLFCTGYKYSFPFLDAAGLGLEMDERLVAPLYRLMMPPAFPSLVFIGLCKQICPFPNFDCQVRYALAALSGSVTLPSRQRMEAEARDALRKRADAGAARRHLLVLDDDQWDYLASLAAAGGFSPPPPVVRRLYREVRRRRALRPDDYRRSEYRRLDDQRWRRLDPAP, from the exons ATGACGACGCCACTGCTGCGCGTGGCCGTGGTCGGCGCGGGAGCGGCGGGCCTGTGCGCCGCGCGGCACCTTTTGGCCAGGTGCGAGCGCTTCGCGCCCCCCGTCGTCTTCGAGCTCTCCGCCGCCGAGGTGGGCGGAACTTGGTGCTACCAGGAGAGGGTGGGACCAGACGTGCGTAGCAGTATGTACAAGAACCTcag GACCAACATTCCCAAAGAGGTGATGATGTTCCCCGACTTCCCTTTCGATCGACACCTCGCCAGCTTCCTGCCCCACCAGGAGGTGCGGCGCTACTTGGAGGACTACTGTCGCCACTACGACATCCGCCCGCACATCAGG TTCGACAGCACGGTGGATCAAGTCAAGCCCACGGTCTCCACGACGGACGGCGCCCCCATTGGCTGGGAGGTCACGGTGCGCCACGGAAAGGGAGGCCGGACGGTGGATACCTTTGACGCCGTCTTTGTGTGTTCCGG GCATTACTCGGAAGCCGATGTCCCGGACGTGCCCGGCCTCCAAAACTTCAAAG GCCGTATCCTGCACAGCCACGCTTACAGGAGCCCCGAATCCTTCTCGTCACTCTCGGTGGTGGTGTTGGGCGCCAAGGCGTCCGGCGTGGACATCTCCCTGGAGCTAGCCAACGCGGGCGCGCGG GTGACCCTGAGCCACCGCGGTCCCGCTTTGAGCGCCGGCTTTCCGGCCGAGATCCGCCAGTCCAGTCCCGTGGCGGGCGTGGAGAATGACGGGCAAATCCGCTTCCAG GACGGCTGGCGGTGCGCCGCCGACGTGCTGCTCTTCTGCACGGGCTACAAGTACAGCTTCCCCTTCCTGGACGCCGCCGGGCTGGGTTTGGAGATGGACGAGCGGCTGGTGGCGCCGCTTTACCGCCTGATGATGCCGCCCGCTTTCCCGTCGCTGGTCTTCATCGGGCTCTGCAAGCAGATCTGCCCCTTCCCTAACTTTGATTGCCAG GTGCGCTACGCGCTGGCCGCGCTGTCGGGCTCGGTGACCCTGCCGTCCCGCCAGCGGATGGAGGCGGAGGCGCGGGACGCGCTGCGAAAGAGGGCGGACGCCGGCGCGGCGCGCCGCCACCTGCTGGTTCTGGACGACGACCAATGGGACTACCTGGCCTCGCTGGCCGCCGCCGGCGGtttctcgccgccgccgccggtggTGCGCCGCCTGTACCGGGAGGTGCGGCGACGCCGGGCGCTCCGCCCCGACGACTACCGGCGGAGCGAGTACCGGCGGCTGGACGACCAACGGTGGCGGCGGCTGGACCCCGCCCCCTGA